Proteins encoded together in one Benincasa hispida cultivar B227 chromosome 1, ASM972705v1, whole genome shotgun sequence window:
- the LOC120077600 gene encoding classical arabinogalactan protein 6-like, which produces MAYQSLALLVVIIVAIVGAFAQAPSTSPTTSSAPMTSSFDSTSSLQTSFETSSPMSSQDSSISPDLSTYAPSISVAPAFSPDSTSSNSAQSPTPEAAPTGSPTAGTSRLFTNGFFG; this is translated from the coding sequence atgGCTTATCAATCTCTTGCTCTTCTTGTTGTCATCATTGTTGCCATTGTTGGTGCTTTCGCTCAGGCTCCTTCTACCTCCCCCACAACCTCTTCAGCTCCAATGACTTCTTCGTTTGATTCCACTTCATCCCTGCAGACCTCTTTTGAGACTTCATCTCCGATGAGCTCACAAGATTCCTCTATCTCGCCAGATCTCTCTACCTATGCTCCATCAATCTCTGTGGCTCCCGCATTCTCTCCTGATTCCACTAGTTCCAATAGTGCTCAGTCACCAACGCCCGAGGCAGCTCCGACCGGTTCTCCCACTGCTGGGACTTCTCGTTTGTTTACAAATGGTTTTTTTGGCTGA